A region of the Phoenix dactylifera cultivar Barhee BC4 chromosome 10, palm_55x_up_171113_PBpolish2nd_filt_p, whole genome shotgun sequence genome:
TCACGAGAAGTAAATAATTAACTACCAAGAAAACCGGCCGCTGGCGGCCGTGTCCATCCTAAACTCACCTGGAGTGACCTTACCTTCCTTTTACCTTGAGAAGCCGGGACATCAGGGGCGAAACGCAGCAAGCGCTCCGAAGAGTCACCTCCGCTGGGTTACCCCGTCGGTGACCAGAATAGAAGGGCCCGGCCCGCTGTTTTCCATTTATGGCAACTTCTGAAGCCGCTTTCCGGTTTCTCGAAACCCCTAGGGTTTCATAAATTGCCGCTCGAGTCCCTCGTCTCCGAAGACCGGTCGCTGAATGAAGAAGGGCTCCTACTAGATGGTTCCATCGAGCGGCgcaagaagaggagagaaagagagaggtttGCCATCGAGAACCAAAACCCTAGGCCTGGAGACCCGGGGATGGCGTCGTCGAGGGTGATGCCGTCATCCTCGACGGCGAACTCGCGCACCACCCCTCTATATACTCCCTCTCCGCGAGACATCTTTCAGGCTATCCATATATTATGGAAGTCAAATAGAGCTTTTGACTGAGGCCctgtttggaggagctgttggcagtagagctgttagaagtagagctgttgaaagtagagctgtctgaagtagagctgttatgaaaagttgtttgctgtttggtaactacattcgtaaagtgctgtggtagtttattttgtatttggtaaacaaactgaaaaagtatttttgtatgacaaaattaccgtaaaggacattgcatagtattatacaacagaacataataaaatataacataaattaatacataaatatacgatatagtataatattattataatataaaataatattatgttaatatagcataatagtaatataattattagagtaaataaatatttggtaatataacataatattaaattatttaacataacatgttaatgtattatgatataatgtaatatatattatatttatagtataatacaataataaaagtatagaatattataattatcagtataaattaatttctcataatataacataatattaaattatttaaaataacatattaatgtattataatgtaatataatataatataatatttatagtataatacaataataaagagataaaatattgtaattattagtataaattaatttttcataatataacataatattaaattatttaacataacatattaatgtattatgatataatataatatgatattatatttatagtataatacaaaaataaagatataaaatattataattattagtataaattaattttccataatataacataatattaaattatttaacataacatattaatgtattatgatataatataatatgatattatatttatagtataatacaaaaataaaggtataaaatattataattattagtataaaataatttcccacaataattttttataatttttcataaaataattttccgcggtccaggggctcttcttcgtggtccacgctcaaggaggacctcagcgtgggtcgcgaggttgatgataaaaaaaaaaacaatagattgattttggaaggtatggaaaaggattaaaatttttttcttttaaaatgtggttcaagagatgcatacaaaaattgaaaagaaaaataccttttcttacggaagggagtttgacggctagggttcttggctccagcagatttttaggtttataaagggacaaactatgtaattatgttattttaatatgagcatttttgtcaaaaatacagttttccgaaaaagctgaaacagcttcctcccaaaagctccaaattggagcttcctctcaaaagctattttcagcttcccgcaaaagctgaaacagctttttgaaaaatttaccaaatacagtttttcatctaaaagtacttttggtgctttctggccctccaaaagctcccccaaacaggaccTGAGTCTCCTTCTTTACCACTCATCATTTTGAAGAGATTTTTTAAACCTACTTTGTATCTGTTTCTCCATCTCTATggagtattttattttttgtaaaaaaaaaaatcttgtcaGAAATTTGAGCATCTTTTTAGGTCATATTACATTATAGATGCAGGCCTTTGAATCCTTTCTCATGCTCCCTGTCCAATTTTTCTGTGGACTTCGTGGAACATTAATGTAAGCTTGAGTCCAACAAGAACTTCCTTGCATATGCTGCCTACATCTAGGGATGTGAAGACCCACAGGCTTCATTTTTTTGTTATGTCCGATTGGCCCATTCAATATTTTCCACATCTTTTACTCAGAGTCTCAGACATACTTGGCCTGTTGACtttatctgttttttttttttttttacccgaAAAAAGAGGtagaggggaggaagggacaagcccatccccgcgtagcagcccccactgggcctccGCCCCgttaggagaatgttcgatgcgggcagaaagcTCCGCCAGAAGAATGTTCGATACGGGCAGAAATATCCGCAATGATTTTATCTGGTTTCTCCACGATGATGAAACACTTTGGTGGTGCTCAACAGCAGCACTATTGCTGGGCTTTTCTCCATATCCATCCATTATTTCCCTCAATTTTCCCACAAGGTTCTAATTTTCAATTTGTAGTCATGGTTGTTACTCATGTACCAAACAAGTGACACTTGTGAAGTTTGACCTAAGACCTGCATGTGCTAGAGGTGGTTGGACTGTTTTATAAACTGCATAGCTGTCTTCCCTTGCTCAACTAATTAAAACACCTAGGGCTGAAAGTGAAGATAACCTAAGTTATAATATAAAGTGAAGATAAGCTGGATGGCTCATTCTTTGATGGTCAATGGGAAAGTTAAATTTTCTCATTGGCTAACTTTTCCATCTTCTCATGTGTTTCTAGATGAGTAAGTTTTTTTCCCATCATTTATCAATGGAAAAGAGGAAAATTCTTGCCCACCTAAGAGGTCGGTAAGTCATTTTCCCATCGGCCGATAAaatagtatttttatttttttcctaaaaaatcTTTAAccctatataatatattatattattacataatatattattattattatgtaatacaatataatataatatcttgcataatattttatatattatattactattgcattatataataatagaatagaatatatattaatatattatataataatatttatataataaagcgTATTATGGAAATATGGATAAATTATAGCAACTTATTCAGAAAAGTAGGAAAGCAAGACAACATATTCTGAAGCCACTTTCCAATATATAAAAGAACATAGATAAATTATTCTCCTATCTCAATGCTGCCTCGGAAGCACTTCTCCAAGAAAATACATATTCGTAGGTAAGTCTTTTACCCTCCAAAGAATGGGCCCAAAAtgcattttcttctttggaTTTGCCATGTTACCACCAAATGAGAATCGATATGTATAAGTTGCATCATGGGTTGAATAGAATTGCTGTTAAGTCTTAATAGGATTATATTTGCATCAGCAGTAAGGTGGCCTTGATGCTAATTAAATTTCTGTCAAACTTGTATTGTCCGCTCCATTTCAGCATATTTTGATGAAAGCATGCAATACCTACTTCTTACACTGAAGAGGCCATATCAGGAATTTTGGCTAGCATATTGCTCTTGCATATCATTTTCCACATCAAAGTATGATGTTCCTGATGTGAGATTCCGAAGTGTCACGACTCTTGAGGGATAACTGCACAAGAGTGGATAAATCATTCACATTTGATAGCATTCCAAACTTGGTGAACATATCTTGGGCCCATATTTTGTAGGTTTGGTCTTTTGGTGAAAAGGTCACATGATGCAGTGAGTTTGAACTTTGAAGCTTCAATTTGCAACCACTAAAGACATGTTTAGGATCTAAGCACAGCATTTGAGTCATCCTTCTTGAAGTGCCTTAGAATCATGTTCTATTatgttcctctttttctttgctggtgagtttttttttttggtacaacagcgACTCACACACAACGAATGTGGGTGCAACCCATAAAATTAGAGAGGATAAGAGAATACAAGGATGTCGGAACTACGGAGTGGTTGTCCCAAATAAAACCCTTAGAATGCTGGGCCGCAAAGGAAGCCACCTAATTAGCCACACTGTTTGCCTCTCTTTAAACATGAGTGGCTCGATAGAAGGTGCACTCACCCAAGAGTCGACGGATATCATGGATCAGTCGCATCCTGCTGCCAGGATCTCTTGAATTCTGAATGTACTCGATCACTGTAGCATAATCTTCCTCAAGGATGATACGATCCGTGCCTAGCACTCGCCTTGCGTAGGAGACACCCTTCCATGCAGCTCTGGCCTCCGCCCCGACCACAGTCCGTTCAAAGATCCATCGACCTCTGGCCACCACAAGTCTGGCCTCCTAATCTCTAATGACAAACCCAGCACCTCTGCTGCTTCCTATCTTGCTGACACTATCAttgaagttcaccttgagaaagCCAGAGGGTGGGAGCTCTCAGAAAATGGATATAGTCCTGGGCGCTACAAGAGCGGAATGAGAGCTCCAGATTTTCCTTACCAGCCCAAGGGATGACAAAGTGGCTATATCAAGGATCTCCGCCGCATGAGTGAGAGCCTGGTCCACCACCAACCTCTGATGCGCACCTGTTCTCAAAGACTCGGGCATTCCTACCTAGCCGGTAGTGATAAGCCAGATAAACTGTCCTAATCCCCTGCTCCATCCTGGCTGGCCTCCGAAAAGAAGTCCATAGGAAGGTCAGGAAGTCCTCAGTCGACACCCACTTTCATAGCGGACCGACGGAAGTTGCCACATACTCCCAAATCTGACTAGCCTGCTGGCATCTAAACAGAACATGGAAAATAGACTCCTCCACATCCAAACAAGTCCAACAGTCCGAAGGTACACCCACCCTCCACCGAGCCGGCACTTCTCTGGTAGACAAGGATCTCCAAGCCACTTTCCACACAAATAGGGCCACCCGGGGGTGGGTGCGCATCTGTCAGATCCACCCCCCCTCAAATTGTTTAGCCGGTGTCCTCCTAACCAGCTCCATGAGGTCCTTGGTCCTCACCTCCGACCTGCCCATCCAGCCCCATACCCTCCTGTCCTCAGCACCACCCACGGAGAGCAGCAGCGCCAAAACCTGCTCAGCCAACTGCTCGCCAAAGGCTCATCGAATGATAGACTCATCCCATCTCCTCGCACCTAGAACCATCAGGTCACCTATAGTAAGGCCTTTTAGGCTTTAGCCCACCAGGGTCGAGCAAGCTAGGTCGGCCACCGGCGTAATGGTATATCTGCCACCCAACGATCACCCAATGCTGGTGATCTCTTCACATTGTAAGCTACTGAGTGCAATTTATCTGCCAATTTTTGGTTAGCAGAAGCATATTATTTCCTTTCCAAGAACCTGTTTTATCGGTCATAGTTTTTCGATTGGTGCGTGCGTGTGTGTTAGGGGTGGGGggtgattcaaaaaaatatgtatTTCTTTGTATACTTTGTGATGTGATGAGCTGGATCCCTCATATCCACTAGAATGATTCTCAGAATACTTTGGCAACGCCGAGATATTCTGTTCCTTTGTTTGCTTGCATCTCTGTACGTGAAACAGTATATTGTCCGGTTCGAGCATGAGCCTATTTTATCATTTTAGCTTGGCATTACTTTGTATAGGTATTTATACAAAGAAAGTGTAGGATTACGCTGGACTAACTGATGGTCGTATGTTTTGCAGCTCCTGAAGTATCTGATCCCAGTTATCGAGAAGAAGAAACCACCACGTTCTCTGAGGAGAGCTCACTCCATGCAGTGGTACGATGAGTGCTCCAGACATCATAATTTATAGTGAtcctttttttccccctcttatAGCTAGAAGAAGGGGACAAGGGCATATTTAGCACTTGTTTTCCTCCACCAGCAATCTTTGCCGACTGTTTCAGAAGAATACATTTGCGTGTACAAAACTCACAGCAGCGCAAACAAAATAGTTAGAGATGGTGGCATTTTAGATTGGACAAGGGAAGATGGTTGCCGTTCCAAGTTTTTTAGCAGGAAAAGTGCAACGGCATAGATTACAGTGATCATATCTCTGTTGGGTTGACCtatgtattttttcttttttttgtcagTTATAAACGTTGCCACATAACGATACAAGTTCGAGCCTACTACTTatatatgtttctttttttttcagctgGTTCTCTCTTATCTTTGCTGATGAGACAGTTATGACCTGGACTATTTCCTTGTCATCATCCCAGTGTTTTAGCTATATATGTATTTTTCCCTTTTCTGTTTATGCTGATGAACGTCTTGTCATCTGGAATTTTTCCAGATTGGGTTTACGCAGGTCTGTGAGTCCAGCACCCGATCATGTGTTCATTCTTGCATGCCGAGATCTATATTGTTCTCCCTCGATTTCAGTTCCAGGCCCATAAATTTTAATTGATGATGGCTTTAGTCATGGACGGTGCTCTCAACTGCCTAAATTGACTCATCGAATTCCCCGCAGCATCACGTTTCGAGACTGATGCCGTATGCGTTGCATGGACCAAATGACAGAGAGATACAAACAAAAACTCTATCACGCCTCGCTGGACAACGTCTTCGTCCTTTGTCTGGGAGACTGCTCTCTGAATTATTTTGGAGTTAATAAACGAGTAACCGCTCCCTGACCAAGGTGATtactttagaatttgcttagattAAATTCATTTCCACCACTAAAAGCTATTAACTTTAAACTTCGGTTCCCAATATCGATGCCCGACTTTGCCTTTTACAGATTCCCTCTCGCTTTTTAACTGCTCGGTTTTCGGAGCCTTCTCTAACTCCAACGCCAAAGTCTGGCGACAGGCAACTTTCGCTCGTACAGAAAGCTTTCGTCTCGACACCGTCGGCTGATTCACGAGAAAGTAAGAGTATCTATAATTCAGACATCAGAGGCTCATACTTCCCCTGTTGTACCACAATCCAGCAGCATGGGAGGAGCTCTCTCCATTTCCTTCCTCTTAATTCTCTCGCTTCTACTCTTCCTCCTCGCTCGGCCCTCTCAAGCCATGAATGCCGTTGTCATGGACGGCGTCGCCGAGTGGAAAGGCCTCACGGTTCGAGTTGGAGACTCTCTTGGTGAGTGCACGACCGTCATTGTTGAGCAATGCGCATCCCATTCTTCCTTTATTTCTCCGCGACTAATTTCACAGCTCCTCTCTGCTTCTTACCCCACTCTAGTGTTCAGGCACAAACACCATCTCCAAAATCTTTACCTCTTCCACAATAGAAGGGCGTTCGATCGCTGCAGCTTCTCCCAGGCTGCCCTCATCTACGACGGCAGCAACTCCACCCGTTTCACGGTACTCTCTTCTACTCTACTGTTAATACTCAACTCATATTACCTACTCATGTCATgtcctctctcacacacacgcgCACAGTGGCATGCTGCCCGCCCAGGCTATTACTACTTCTCCCCTAGGGACAGCTCTGGAAGGAGATGTGAGAAGGGCGAGAAGCTCCTCGTGAGGGTGATAACCCCTGACCTCGCCCCCAGCTTCCCTCCAACAGTCGTCGCCCCGTTCCCCATTGCCCTGCCGCCCACCGCGGGCGGGGATTTGCCCTCCCACGGTTGGCCCATTAGCTCCCCGAGTTCTACCCCCACGCCCGCGCCGGAGGCGGCTGCTCCTTCTTTTTCCGGCCCATTGGAGCCGAGCAACGGTCACGCCCCCGCGAACGCTCCATTGCCGGACTCCGGCGGTGGGATTCCGTTCATCAGTAGCAATCCGGCGGTTCCTCTTCCCAGCGACGAGACGGATTCGGCTACCATTCTCCCTCTGCCCTCCCCTGGGAATGCGAACCAGGTGCGTTGTCTTCCTTCACCTTCCATCAACTTATTTTCCCCCCCTCCTCTCCGAAAAATGATGATTGAGAAAATGAGTAGTccttttactctttttttatttctttcgccATCTTTTTTtgtgtgcgtgcgtgcgtgtgcgtgcgtgtttttattttaattggcTGCAGGTGGTGGGACAGGGGTCTCTTCTCCGAGCTGGGACATCCTGGCTGATGGTGGTGATGATGGTCTTCTTTGGGCTCGCGGCAGAgcgctatttccctttggggactTGCTTTTAAACTGCTGAGTGCTGACAGCCAAACTACTCTGTACAAATACTAGAACAACCTTCGTGGAGATGTTAATTTGCAGCTGTTGCTCGCTTTTGTTCTAATTTTCAAGTTTAAGATCTTGTTTAAGGAAGATCAAACATTTGATCATAATAGAAAACTGTCATGTGGATCAGCTGGGTGTCTTATTTTTCTGATACACATGAGGTCCATCAGGATGGCCTAGTTCATAACtcatatttttttcagaatATCTGTGACTTTTAGAATTTCCTGCACTCTAAATTTTGAGGATTTAATTCTTCAGGACCTTGGCTAATGTTGAAATAGCATCCTAATTGGTTGCAGCGATGCAATCAGGCCAcccttatttctgaaaaagacttGTTTCTTTATCTAAAAAGATAAGCTTGGACTCTGATTCAGGACCAATTCGATCATTTATGAGGTGTTGGAAATCTTGTTCCTTGAGTAGAACCTTCTCTAGATTTCCCTATCCAATTGTGCAGTTGGCATGCATGAAGCTTCCCTTTCATAATTAAGCATGCTTTCATTCTCGCAGTTGAAACTTCGCAGCTCACCCCTCTTCAAAACATATGAAGGGGAAGGCTTCGAGGACCACGCACTTAGAAATGTTGATGAGtcagtttcatggatttttatcCTTTCTTATAGATCCTCCCTCTAACTACCTTTCTTATAGAAATGATCAAAAGCttgtcccaaaaaaaaaaaaaaacttgggaAAAGGTTTTCCCACTTTCTCTGATTGCAGTATTGTTTCAAATggaaagggtttaaagtcattATATATGCGACCGCTGCCCAGGTTAAAGCAGGAATGGGGGTCAGAGGGTTAACTTCCCTGGTTTTCTTGATCTATCCA
Encoded here:
- the LOC103703179 gene encoding early nodulin-20-like isoform X2, which encodes MGGALSISFLLILSLLLFLLARPSQAMNAVVMDGVAEWKGLTVRVGDSLVFRHKHHLQNLYLFHNRRAFDRCSFSQAALIYDGSNSTRFTWHAARPGYYYFSPRDSSGRRCEKGEKLLVRVITPDLAPSFPPTVVAPFPIALPPTAGGDLPSHGWPISSPSSTPTPAPEAAAPSFSGPLEPSNGHAPANAPLPDSGGGIPFISSNPAVPLPSDETDSATILPLPSPGNANQGSLLRAGTSWLMVVMMVFFGLAAERYFPLGTCF
- the LOC103703179 gene encoding early nodulin-20-like isoform X1; its protein translation is MGGALSISFLLILSLLLFLLARPSQAMNAVVMDGVAEWKGLTVRVGDSLVFRHKHHLQNLYLFHNRRAFDRCSFSQAALIYDGSNSTRFTWHAARPGYYYFSPRDSSGRRCEKGEKLLVRVITPDLAPSFPPTVVAPFPIALPPTAGGDLPSHGWPISSPSSTPTPAPEAAAPSFSGPLEPSNGHAPANAPLPDSGGGIPFISSNPAVPLPSDETDSATILPLPSPGNANQVVGQGSLLRAGTSWLMVVMMVFFGLAAERYFPLGTCF